In Drosophila teissieri strain GT53w chromosome 2R, Prin_Dtei_1.1, whole genome shotgun sequence, the following proteins share a genomic window:
- the LOC122614964 gene encoding trypsin beta — translation MLKFLILLSAVACALGGTIPEGLLPQLDGRIVGGSATTISSFPWQISLQRSGSHSCGGSIYSSKVIVTAAHCLQSVSASSLKIRAGSSYWSSGGVSVSVASFKNHEGYNANTMVNDIAVIHLSSALSFSSTIKAISLASSNPANGAAASVSGWGTETSGSSSIPSQLRYVNVNIVSQSNCASSTYGYGSQIRSGMICAAASGKDSCQGDSGGPLVSGGVLVGVVSWGYGCAASNYPGVYADVAALRSWVINNS, via the coding sequence ATGCTGAAGTTCCTGATCCTGTTGTCGGCCGTAGCCTGCGCCCTGGGAGGCACCATCCCCGAGGGACTCCTGCCCCAGTTGGATGGCCGCATTGTCGGCGGATCTGCTACCACCATCAGCAGCTTCCCCTGGCAGATCTCCCTCCAGCGCAGTGGAAGCCACTCCTGCGGTGGATCCATCTACTCCTCCAAGGTGATCGTGACTGCCGCTCACTGTCTGCAGTCCGTGTCCGCCTCCTCCCTGAAGATCCGCGCCGGATCCAGCTACTGGAGCTCTGGTGGCGTATCCGTCAGTGTTGCCTCTTTCAAGAACCACGAGGGTTACAATGCCAACACCATGGTCAACGACATCGCTGTGATCCATCTGAGCTCCGCTCTGAGCTTCAGCTCCACCATCAAGGCCATCTCTCTGGCTAGCTCCAACCCCGCCAACGGCGCTGCTGCCTCCGTCTCCGGATGGGGAACCGAGACCTCTGGCTCCAGCTCCATTCCTTCTCAGCTGCGTTACGTCAACGTGAACATCGTAAGCCAGAGCAATTGTGCTTCCTCCACCTACGGATACGGTAGCCAGATCCGCAGCGGCATGATCTGCGCTGCTGCCAGCGGCAAGGACTCGTGCCAGGGTGACTCCGGTGGCCCACTGGTCTCCGGTGGAGTCCTCGTCGGTGTTGTCTCCTGGGGATACGGATGTGCTGCCAGCAACTACCCCGGTGTCTACGCCGATGTGGCTGCCCTCCGCTCCTGGGTGATCAACAACTCCTAA
- the LOC122612314 gene encoding trypsin alpha, translating to MLKIVILLSAVVCALGGTVPEGLLPQLDGRIVGGAATTISSFPWQISLQRSGSHSCGGSIYSANIIVTAAHCLQSVSASVLQVRAGSSYWSSGGVVSKVAAFKNHEGYNANTMVNDIAVIRLSSSLSFSSSIKAIGLATYNPANGASAAVSGWGTQSSGSSSIPSQLQYVNVNILSQSQCASSTYGYGSQIRSTMICAAASGKDACQGDSGGPLVSGGVLVGVVSWGYGCAYSNYPGVYADVAVLRSWVVSTANSI from the coding sequence ATGCTGAAGATCGTGATCCTCTTGTCCGCCGTGGTCTGCGCCCTGGGAGGCACCGTCCCCGAGGGTCTCCTGCCCCAGCTGGATGGCCGCATTGTCGGCGGAGCTGCTACCACCATCAGCAGCTTCCCCTGGCAGATCTCCCTGCAGCGCAGTGGAAGCCACTCCTGCGGTGGATCCATCTACTCCGCCAACATCATTGTGACCGCCGCTCACTGCCTGCAGTCCGTGTCCGCTTCCGTCCTGCAGGTGCGTGCTGGGTCTAGCTACTGGAGCTCTGGTGGAGTCGTCTCCAAGGTGGCTGCCTTCAAGAACCACGAGGGATACAACGCCAACACCATGGTCAATGACATCGCTGTCATCCGACTTAGCTCGTCCCTGAGCTTCAGCTCAAGCATCAAGGCTATTGGCCTGGCCACCTACAACCCAGCCAACGGAGCCTCTGCCGCTGTTTCCGGTTGGGGCACCCAGTCGTCCGGATCCAGCTCCATCCCCTCCCAGCTTCAGTACGTGAACGTGAACATCCTCAGCCAGAGCCAGTGTGCTTCCTCCACCTACGGATACGGTAGCCAGATCCGCAGCACCATGATCTGCGCTGCTGCCAGCGGCAAGGATGCCTGCCAGGGTGACTCCGGTGGCCCACTGGTCTCCGGCGGAGTCCTCGTCGGTGTTGTCTCCTGGGGATACGGATGCGCTTACTCCAACTACCCCGGTGTCTACGCCGATGTGGCTGTCCTCCGCTCCTGGGTGGTCAGCACTGCTAACAGCATCTAA
- the LOC122614962 gene encoding trypsin epsilon, with product MLKTVVLLSVLACALAGTIPDGLLPQLDGRIVGGYETSIDAHPYQVSLQRAGSHFCGGSIYSHDIVITAAHCLQSIEAKDLKIRVGSTYWRSGGSVHSVRAFRNHEGYNARTMVNDIAIIRIESDLSFRSSIRAIRIADSNPREGATAVVSGWGTTESGGSTIPDHLLAVNLEIVDVSRCRSDEFGYGKKIKDTMLCAYAPHKDACQGDSGGPLVSGDRLVGVVSWGYGCGDVRYPGVYADVAHFHEWIERTAEEV from the coding sequence ATGCTGAAAACTGTGGTACTACTTTCCGTTTTGGCCTGCGCCTTGGCAGGCACCATCCCCGATGGCCTTCTGCCTCAGTTGGATGGTCGTATCGTTGGTGGGTATGAGACCAGCATCGACGCCCATCCCTACCAGGTGTCCTTGCAGCGCGCTGGATCCCACTTCTGCGGCGGATCGATCTACTCCCACGACATTGTGATCACCGCCGCTCACTGCCTGCAGTCGATTGAGGCCAAGGACCTGAAGATTCGTGTGGGCAGCACCTACTGGCGCTCCGGCGGCAGTGTCCACTCCGTTCGCGCCTTCCGTAACCACGAGGGCTACAACGCCCGCACCATGGTTAACGACATTGCCATCATTCGCATCGAGTCCGATCTGAGCTTCCGCTCCAGCATCCGCGCGATCCGTATTGCCGACTCCAACCCTCGTGAGGGCGCCACCGCCGTCGTTTCCGGCTGGGGCACCACCGAGTCCGGTGGCAGCACCATTCCCGACCATCTGCTGGCCGTTAATCTGGAGATCGTCGATGTGTCGCGTTGCCGCTCCGATGAGTTCGGTTACGGAAAGAAGATCAAGGACACCATGCTCTGCGCCTACGCCCCCCACAAGGACGCCTGCCAGGGTGACTCCGGTGGCCCTCTAGTCTCCGGGGACCGCCTTGTTGGTGTTGTGTCCTGGGGCTATGGATGCGGTGATGTGAGGTATCCCGGTGTCTACGCCGATGTTGCCCACTTCCACGAATGGATCGAGAGGACCGCCGAGGAGGTGTAA